The DNA window AGCAGCTATTTATGGTGCACGTGCTGCTAATGGAGTTGTGTTGGTTACTACTAAGAATGGTAGTGTTGGCAAAGCAACTATAAACTATAATGTAAGCTATGGCTGGCAGAACCCATGGAAAAAGAAATCTGTGCTTAATGCGAAGGAATATATGGTGATAATGAATGAGTCGCAGATAAATGATGGAAATTCACCTTATTACACTCAAGATGAAGTTAATGCAGCTGGAAAGGGTACTGATTGGCAAGAAGAAACTTTCTATAAAAATGCACCGATACAGAATCATCAGGTAAATGTTAGTGGAGGTACTGAAAAGGCTTCGTATTTCCTTTCATTAGGTTATTATGATCAGGCTGGTATAGTAGGTGGTAATTATGATAAGTCTAACTATAACCGCTGGAGTGTGCGTACTAATGGCACATATAATGTTTTTGAAGATAAAAACCGTAGTTTTTTGAATAACGTTAGAGTTGGAATGAACATAGGTTATTCAAGAAGTAAATCCACTGGTATAGAAACGAACTCTGAATATGGTTCTATTCTTGGTAGTGCTTTGACTTTTGATCCTACAGTTCCCGTTTATGCGGATGAAGCAACTTCTGCTGCAATTCTGGCACAATATCCAAATGCGGTAAAAGACAAGAATGGTAATGTGTTTTCTATTCCTCCAACAGGTTTTCAGGAAATTGCTAACCCTGTAGCTATGCTTAATCAACCAACTGCGGGAATTAATAATTCGGATAAGATTGTTGCAACATTCTGGGGCGAAATTGATATTATGAACGGGCTGAAGTTCAAGAGTAGTTATGGCGCCGATCTTGCTTTCTGGGGATATGATTCATATACATATCCGTATTTCCTAGCTGTTCAGGGAAAATCTTTAGATTATAGTACTGTTCAAAGTGAAATGAATCGTGGTTATAGATGGCAGGTTGAAAATGTATTATCTTACAAGAAAACATTTGCAGAAAAGCATAATCTTTCTTTAGTTCTTGGTCAGTCTGCACAGAAATATACTTATCGTAATTTAGGTGGTAACGACCGCGACTTACTTGAAACAGATCCTAGTAAAGCAAATATTAATTCTTCAATAGCTGATGCTAAGTTAGGAAGAGTATGGGGCGGTACAGGTGGTTACTCAGCTTATACATTAGCTTCTTACTTTGGACGATTTGATTATAACTATGACGAAAAGTATATGGTTCAGGCTACAATTCGCCGTGATGGTTCTTCAAACTTTGGCGCTCGGAATAAGTGGGCAACTTTCCCTGCATTCTCTTTAGGATGGAATGTCAGTAATGAAGCTTTTATGGAAAATCGTCCTGAATGGTTTAATACATTGAAACTTCGTTTTAGTTGGGGTAAGAATGGTAATGAAAGAATAGGAAACTTTAAATATACTTCATTAATGACAGGTGGTCAGAACTATTATTTTGGAGGTAGTTACCAAGTTAGTGAAGATCCAACTTCTGTAGGTGAAACATCTGGAACAATGCAGTATGGTAGCTCTCCGGCTGCAATTGCCAATCCTGATATCAAGTGGGAGGAATCAGAACAAACCGATTTTGGTTTTGATGCACGTTTCTTTAACCAGGCTTTGACTTTCAGTTTTGATTATTTCAAAAAGAAAACCAATGGCATGTTGATGGAATTGCCAATTCCTTCTTATGTTGGTCAAAGTGCTCCAACAGGTAATGTGGGCGATATGGAAAATAGTGGTCTTGAGTTTGAAATAGGATGGAAAAATAAAGTTGGTGATTTTAATTATTCAATATCGGCCAATGCATCTTATCTGAAAAACAAACTGATAAAATTAGGAAATGCTTCAGGAGAAGCAATCTATCAATCTAATTCAACAGCAGGTGTTGGTTCTTTCGTTAAAGGAAAGAATGGTGATGTGTTCCCTTACTTTTATGGATTCCTTACAGATGGAATAATTCAAAATCAGACAGAAGCTAGTGCTTATAATTCTCAATATGGACAAGCTGCTCAGCCGGGTGATGTTCGTTTCCGTGATATCGCAGGGGCAGTTGATGAAAAAGGAAATGTTATTGGCGATGGAAAAATAACAGATGATGATAGAACTAAAATTGGTAAGGGTATGCCCGACTGGACTTATGGTTTTACTCTTGCTGCCGATTGGAAAGGATTTGATGTAAATCTATTCTTCCAGGGAACTATTGGAAATGATATTTTTGACTTTGCACAACGTACTGATATTCCAAAGAATAATCGTCCATCATGGATTCTTGATCGTTGGATTGGTGAAGGAACCTCCAATAAAATACCTCGTGTAACAGCTGCTAACCCAAATGGAAACTGGCGTTCTTCTGATCTTTATATAAAAGATGGTACATATCTGCGCCTCAAAACAGCTCAGTTTGGTTATACTTTGCCTAGCAGAATTACAAAGAAGGCATCTATTCAATTGTTGAGATTATATGTATCAGCAGAGAATTTGTTAACCTTTACAGGATATGATGGCTTTGATCCTGAAGTTGCTGCATCTGGTTATACCAATATTGGTGTTGATCGTGGTATTTATCCGCAAGCCAGAACAATTTCTTTAGGTGCTAATATTACATTTTAACCTTCGAAAAACTATATATAATTATGAAAAAATATAAATTGTCATCATTATTACTCATCCTTGGAGTTTTTATTCTAACCTCTTGTGGTGACGACTTCTTAACTGTTAATCCAACAGAATCTCAACAGGCTGGTGGAGCAGCTACTGAAGGGGCTATAAAATCAAATCTGGCATCTTGTTACCAAATATTATTGTTTGATAGTTATGCAAATAACAATTATAACAGTATCCCCTTAATGTCTGATTTGCGCTCGGACGATATTTATAAAGGTGGTGGTGATGCAAGTGATCAACATCAATTGTATTTACTCTCTTTATTTACTTCTACGCCAGCAGAAGATCTTGACGGACTTTGGTCTATATTCTATAGTGGCCTTGCTCGTTGTAACAATGCCATTATTGCATGTGAAAATGCAGTGAATGTTCCGGAAGCCAATTTGAATCAATATAAAGCTGAAGCTCATTTCCTTCGTGCTTACTATATGCATTGGTTATGGAAATTCTGGGGAAACATTCCTTATTTTGAAGAACCACTCGAAGCTCCTTATATGGCAAAGCAATATACTGCAAATGAGATTTATAATAAAATCATTGCTGATTTAGATTTTGCAATTGCTGATAACAAACTTCCGATGGTTGTTACTGAAATAAATTTAGGACGGGTTACTAAGGCTGCTGCAATGATGTTGAAAGCACGTGTGGTAATGTATCAGAAAGATAATTCACAATATGGAAATGTGACAAAAGATATGGCTGAAATCATTAATAGTGGTAAATATGATTTGATGACAGATTTTGCATCAATGTGGCTAGATGAAAATGAATTCTGTAAAGAGTCAATTTTTGAAAGTAATCAGCTGCCGGAAGGCAAAACATGGAGTAGTGGTTGGAGTGGTTATGGAACTAATCTACCTGCTTTTATCTCTCCTAACAATTTACCAGCAGGTTCAAAAACCGGTGATTTTAAAGGTGGTTGGGGATTTGGCCCTGTTCGTCAGGCTGCATGGAACATGTACGAAGATGGTGATACTCGTCGCGAAGGTTCTATCAATAAATGGGAATCTGATAAGTATTCTGCCCGTTTCCAGAATACAGGTCTATTCCAGGCAAAATATGCAGCTCGCGTAGGGTACAATCCACAAGGTGATACTGATTTGAACTATTGTAATAACTTCCGGATTTTCCGCTACTCAGAAGTGCTGCTAAACTATGCGGAAATGGTTGTAATGAATGGCCAGGCTGCAGTGGGTGGAGTTACAGCTCAATCTTGTCTTGATAAGATAAGGAAACGTGCATTTGGAAAAGATAGTTCAATACCTGCTACAGCTGCAAATATTAAGTTAGAACGTCGTCGTGAATTCTTGGGCGAAGGACTTCGTTTCTGGGATATTGTTCGTTGGGGCGATACAAGCTTGCTGACAGAATCAACAGCGCTTAGTACACGTACATGGAATGATAACAAGAAATACCTGCCTATTCCACAAGCTGAGATGGATAAAACTGCAGGAAGCGATTTTGCTTTGGTACAGAATCCCGGATATTAATTTAAACCATTTAGAGATATGAAAAATATAATTAAATATAGTTTATGGGCAATAGTGACAGTTTTTGCTCTTACTTCTTGCGATCCTCAGGAAAGCACTGATTATGCTTTGGGAGAAACTCCTACAGAAAGTCAGTTGTCATTTACGGCAAATCCTTCTTCTTCAAATTCTAATATAATAGAGTTTACAAATAGTTCAGAAATTAACGGTGTTGCTGTCTGGAATTTAGGTAACGGAAGCAATGCGAAGGGGGAAGCTGCTTCTTCTAAGTATCCTATGGCCGGAACTTATACAGTGACAATGACACTATACACAAGTGGTGGGTCGGCTACGATTTCTAAAGCAATTACAATTGCGAAAAATGATTTTTCATTATTAAATACTCCAATGTATAATGCGCTGACAGGTGGAGCAAGTAACCTTCAGGGAAAGACATGGGTATTTGACCAATATAATGATGGACACTTTGGTGTAGGACCTGCTGGTGACGTTACTCCTTCCTGGTGGAGTTGTCCAGCAAGTGGAAAAGATGGCTCAAGTCTTTATACTCAGGAATTTACTTTTACTCAGGTTGGTGTTAAGATGAGCTGGAAAAACAATGGATCGGTATATACTAATGCTAATGGTGCTGCCGGACTAAAAGCTTTAGGATATGGTAATGCTGTTTTAAATCCAACTGCTGGTGATTATGATGTAGAATACCAGCCAAAAGCAAGTTATACATTTAGTTTGAATGAAGCTGATAAGACAATAACGTTAAGTGATGGTGCTTTCTTTGGCCATTACGCCGGAACTTCTACTTATAAGATTATAACTCTTACAGATGATGTGATGTATATAAAATGTGCTAGTACTGTTGAGTCTGGTAATGGATGGTGGTATCGTTTGGTTCCTAAAGAGAAGAATGTAAAACCAGTGGTTCCATTAAAAGCAGTAGCATTGAACGATAATTTCGAATCAGCTACAACCACTCTTGCTTTTGTACCTCAGGATATGGGAACGCATACTTCTGCTAATTATTCAAATCCTGCACCAACCGGACTAAATACATCTTCTAAGGTATATTTATACGAAAAAGGAACTGCATTTTATGCAAATCTTTCATATGCTGTAACAGGATATAAGTTTGATCTATCAAAGATTAATAAAGTTCGAATGAAAGTCTTTATTCCTTCTTATAATAATTATGATGATACTTTTGCTACAGCCGGAGATTGGGTGACGATAAATCAGTTGCAATCACAGGTTGCTGTTAAACTTCAGAATAATGGATTGGGAGGTAATGCATATACTACTCAGACAGAAATTGTGAAAGCAAATCTTGCAAAAGATAAATGGCTGAGTCTTGAGTTTGATTTTAGCACAGTGAAGGACAGAAAAGATTACGATAAGATTGTAATCCAGTTTGGCGCTGAAGGACATGCTGCTCCTGGTATATTCTTCTTTGATGACTTTTCATTTAGTGAATAATAATCCGTTGTTTTAGTATGAATAGGGGTGAGCTTTATTGCTGCCCCTATTTAATTCTTCAATTTATGAATAAAAGAATAAAGTATTATTTGTTTTTCTTCTTTTACGGTTACTGCCTGTTAAATACTTTGGCTCAGGTCCCTAGTGGATATAATATTGTATGGGCTGATGAATTTAATGATCCTTTGATTGATGGCAAACCAATCGTTAGGGCCAATAATGATTCGTGGTGGTACGAAACCGGAAATGGTGGTTGGGGAAATAATGAACTGCAATATTATATTGCGGGTATAAATGGCAGTGATACATTAGCGGCTATTAGTAATGGAACTCTAAAAATAAAAGCCATTCAAAAAAATATTGGTTCCTCACAATATGCCTCTATTCGTATGAATACTGCGCAAAGCTGGAAATATGGTTATTTTGAGATGCGAGCCAAAATGCCTATAGGAAAAGGTACTTGGCCTGCTTTCTGGATGTTGCCCAAGAATTTTCAAAGCTGGCCGCTTGATGGAGAAATAGACATCATGGAATATGTGGGATATGATCCTAACAGAGTACACGGTTCCATACATACCATGAGCTATAATCATAGTATTGGAACACAGCGTACTAGTAATAAAATAATTCAAAATGCAGAAACGGAATTTCATACCTATGCATTACTTTGGACTGAAGAAAAAATCCGCATTTATGTAGATGGCTATAACTATTTTACATTTAGTAATGATGGTACGAATAATAAAGATACCTGGCCGTTTAATGCTCCTTTCTATCTAAAACTGAATCTTGCCGTAGGTGGAAACTGGGGCGGAGCAATGGGGGTCGATACTAATATCTTTCCTGCCACTTACGAAATAGATTATGTGAGGGTATACCAAAATACAACAGCCATAAATGAAACA is part of the uncultured Bacteroides sp. genome and encodes:
- a CDS encoding TonB-dependent receptor, which gives rise to MKKLLSFLFLFCFTFTVFSQNIQIKGVVLAGEDNSPLLGVNVAVKGTTIGVITDLEGQFTLSVPPKSTLVVSYVGYKSQQVVVSDTKPLRIILTEDSKTLDEVIVVGYGVQKKSVVTASISRVTSEELKTANPSRVEDVLKGKVSGVQITQISGQPGADSHVRIRGIGTINNSNPLFIVDGMAVEGGINYLNPADIQSVEILKDAASAAIYGARAANGVVLVTTKNGSVGKATINYNVSYGWQNPWKKKSVLNAKEYMVIMNESQINDGNSPYYTQDEVNAAGKGTDWQEETFYKNAPIQNHQVNVSGGTEKASYFLSLGYYDQAGIVGGNYDKSNYNRWSVRTNGTYNVFEDKNRSFLNNVRVGMNIGYSRSKSTGIETNSEYGSILGSALTFDPTVPVYADEATSAAILAQYPNAVKDKNGNVFSIPPTGFQEIANPVAMLNQPTAGINNSDKIVATFWGEIDIMNGLKFKSSYGADLAFWGYDSYTYPYFLAVQGKSLDYSTVQSEMNRGYRWQVENVLSYKKTFAEKHNLSLVLGQSAQKYTYRNLGGNDRDLLETDPSKANINSSIADAKLGRVWGGTGGYSAYTLASYFGRFDYNYDEKYMVQATIRRDGSSNFGARNKWATFPAFSLGWNVSNEAFMENRPEWFNTLKLRFSWGKNGNERIGNFKYTSLMTGGQNYYFGGSYQVSEDPTSVGETSGTMQYGSSPAAIANPDIKWEESEQTDFGFDARFFNQALTFSFDYFKKKTNGMLMELPIPSYVGQSAPTGNVGDMENSGLEFEIGWKNKVGDFNYSISANASYLKNKLIKLGNASGEAIYQSNSTAGVGSFVKGKNGDVFPYFYGFLTDGIIQNQTEASAYNSQYGQAAQPGDVRFRDIAGAVDEKGNVIGDGKITDDDRTKIGKGMPDWTYGFTLAADWKGFDVNLFFQGTIGNDIFDFAQRTDIPKNNRPSWILDRWIGEGTSNKIPRVTAANPNGNWRSSDLYIKDGTYLRLKTAQFGYTLPSRITKKASIQLLRLYVSAENLLTFTGYDGFDPEVAASGYTNIGVDRGIYPQARTISLGANITF
- a CDS encoding RagB/SusD family nutrient uptake outer membrane protein produces the protein MKKYKLSSLLLILGVFILTSCGDDFLTVNPTESQQAGGAATEGAIKSNLASCYQILLFDSYANNNYNSIPLMSDLRSDDIYKGGGDASDQHQLYLLSLFTSTPAEDLDGLWSIFYSGLARCNNAIIACENAVNVPEANLNQYKAEAHFLRAYYMHWLWKFWGNIPYFEEPLEAPYMAKQYTANEIYNKIIADLDFAIADNKLPMVVTEINLGRVTKAAAMMLKARVVMYQKDNSQYGNVTKDMAEIINSGKYDLMTDFASMWLDENEFCKESIFESNQLPEGKTWSSGWSGYGTNLPAFISPNNLPAGSKTGDFKGGWGFGPVRQAAWNMYEDGDTRREGSINKWESDKYSARFQNTGLFQAKYAARVGYNPQGDTDLNYCNNFRIFRYSEVLLNYAEMVVMNGQAAVGGVTAQSCLDKIRKRAFGKDSSIPATAANIKLERRREFLGEGLRFWDIVRWGDTSLLTESTALSTRTWNDNKKYLPIPQAEMDKTAGSDFALVQNPGY
- a CDS encoding PKD domain-containing protein; this translates as MKNIIKYSLWAIVTVFALTSCDPQESTDYALGETPTESQLSFTANPSSSNSNIIEFTNSSEINGVAVWNLGNGSNAKGEAASSKYPMAGTYTVTMTLYTSGGSATISKAITIAKNDFSLLNTPMYNALTGGASNLQGKTWVFDQYNDGHFGVGPAGDVTPSWWSCPASGKDGSSLYTQEFTFTQVGVKMSWKNNGSVYTNANGAAGLKALGYGNAVLNPTAGDYDVEYQPKASYTFSLNEADKTITLSDGAFFGHYAGTSTYKIITLTDDVMYIKCASTVESGNGWWYRLVPKEKNVKPVVPLKAVALNDNFESATTTLAFVPQDMGTHTSANYSNPAPTGLNTSSKVYLYEKGTAFYANLSYAVTGYKFDLSKINKVRMKVFIPSYNNYDDTFATAGDWVTINQLQSQVAVKLQNNGLGGNAYTTQTEIVKANLAKDKWLSLEFDFSTVKDRKDYDKIVIQFGAEGHAAPGIFFFDDFSFSE
- a CDS encoding family 16 glycosylhydrolase, whose protein sequence is MNKRIKYYLFFFFYGYCLLNTLAQVPSGYNIVWADEFNDPLIDGKPIVRANNDSWWYETGNGGWGNNELQYYIAGINGSDTLAAISNGTLKIKAIQKNIGSSQYASIRMNTAQSWKYGYFEMRAKMPIGKGTWPAFWMLPKNFQSWPLDGEIDIMEYVGYDPNRVHGSIHTMSYNHSIGTQRTSNKIIQNAETEFHTYALLWTEEKIRIYVDGYNYFTFSNDGTNNKDTWPFNAPFYLKLNLAVGGNWGGAMGVDTNIFPATYEIDYVRVYQNTTAINETKEEKLIDSNFNNVSNLLQVNFKEEGIHRLSVTDIKGRIIKKIETSDLVSEIDCSGWPKGFYLVSANSGKSLFTQKFLKY